TCCTACCTTTCGACGAACCCAACTATCCGATCGGAAATGGCCTCAATCTTGCAGCGTGTTCGTCCATCTTTATCCTTACTATTGTTTTACATGTGTACATGACATGGAACAACAACAGGAGATCAATGATTGATGTCAGTCAGGCGTTGGCTGGAAGAAGTGTCGAGGAGATTCGTGATTTAGATTGGAAGCATCCTGGTTTCATGTGGAGGCAGTAGCTTCCtgaaataatacttatagcCCTGCTGGACTTTTATTGAAGAACAATCATTTATTCGTATCTCATGCTTGCTATTGTCGTCTGAGAAGCCGACAACTGCTGCATGTCATTCATATCAATATATGTGAAGAGTGTTTATTTCTATTGAGGTTTCGACTTTTTGATGACGTATCCGTAGTAATCAAATGTTCCACCGTCTCCTAAAACCTCCATCTCCATATCCCAAATGTTATCCGGGTTCAGGAGTAATTTCATAAAGTGTGGCTGCCGAAATGTGATGTAAAGAAATACCCCGTCATTTTTCATCGCACGGTGGACCTTGGAGGAAAAAGATTAGATTTCATGTCAACCACGTATCTGATATTGCCATACTTACTTCTTTGAGGTATCTGCTTGTGTTTTCTTTCACCTCATCGGGTGGACTCCAAGGACTGCCATAAATCATAGCATCCAAAGTTCCCTTGTCAAACGCAACGTCAATAGAGCCGGTGTCAACTGTCGGCATGTCGCGAACATCGACTCTCTGCCACTCAATTCCAGCAATATCTTTGTGTCTGTCGGTCATCATGTCCACCACCACAGGGGAAAAGTCGACGCAAAGCTGGTTTTGGTAGCCGCGTCCAGCGAGTTCAGCAGGGACGACCTGGAGGAATGGTTAGCGTGAGACGGAGAAATAGTACTTGGAGAAGCTCGTGGACTCTACTTACACTGTCTCCAGAGCCTAGATGAAGAATTTTCGGGTTGTCCTGGGCTGTGCGACCTGGTTGCTCGAGAAGATTCTTTCCTAGAAATGGCAAAAGATGCTCAAATGAACGAAACCACTCGTGCGTGGGGTCATCGCCGTTGGAAGTGACATAGCGGCTATCCCAATACTCAGAATTACTGAGTTGTTGATCCTCTTCAATCGTCATGTTGGCGCTACGGCTGGGAGGTAGTTTGTGAGCGGTATAAAAATTTGAGACCGACGAGAATCAAAAAGCTCATTCGTCACGTGATTGGAGAGACCAAGATCTGGTTGTGAGCATGGAGTTGCTATTTGATAAATGGTAAATATAGATACGATGGATGGTTTTCAAGTTGAATCCGCCGCATCATCAAAAAGGTTTGTGTCGTTAAAAAGTACATTCTTTTATTGTCTCGGTAAAAATTAAGTTATAGGTAAATAGGTATAGTATAGCATGTCCAAGTAATTAAGCAAGGTCCGATCCCCTTGTCTGTGTAACAGTCTTCTTCACCAAAACATTCCAGCCCTTCTCTGGTCTTGGCTGGCCATTCTTGTCTGCACCAGCAATGTCCGAGTGACTGCTGCTCCAATCATTGCGAAGTTCCTTGACAGAGTCAGTCTCGACAGATCTGCTGGTTCGCTTCGAGCTTTCGCCGCCCTTGATGTCGTCGCCATGGTCAATGATGGTAGTGACACCGATACGCTTTCCAGCATTATCGTGGAGGTCGAACCCTTCCTCGCCGCCTTCGACACCATGACTGCGGAGGTAACCACCGCCGGAGGGGTGGTTGCTGCCGGTTCTTTGCCAGGGCCTGGCAGAGTTTCCACCGCCTTCGGCAGAAGATCCTTGGCCAAGGAAGTTTCGGAGCAGGGGTCTGAGGGTAGCGAATGCTGCGGCAGTAATACCGAGACCAGTTTCGACAGTGGACCAGATGGCGACATCTGATGTGGAGTAAAGGAAGTCGTCGATATCGGTCAAAGAGTAAAGGTAAGGGAATCGGATGATGGTTGCACTAGAAGCACTGTATCACATTGTTAGTGATCAATCCAATAAATGGATATCATCAGATGGTTTGACTTACATGGCACCAGCTGCCAAGATACCGATAACAGAGATCTTGGTTCTCTTGCTCATCTGCAACTTCCAGACAAGGAACATGGGGAGAATACTGTATGTCCAGTCGGAGGCACAACTGATAGCAGAGTAGCCATAGAaggcgttggcaacgacagTGGCGTCGAGACAGCTTCCATTGGGAGGGTTGGAGGAATATCGTTGCCAGAAGAGAGATGTAGGTCGGCACTGGAGGACGAaaagcaagaagaagaacaagctgTAAAGCTCAGTGATACCGGTTGCGACATAGATGATCATTCTGTGTGTTCGGGTGACACAGATTCGGAGCAGGAAAATGGCGATACTGGCTTTGACGGCCATGTTGGCCAGGACGTATGTCGGTTCGCATGTCCACCACATCTAAGCAGAGATTTGTTAGATAAATACACCACGTAGTACCTGCATCAAAGCGACGTACCTGCATAGCCTTGACGAGATCATGTTCATCGGTGATATCCCTGAAGTGACGTCCAGTTCCGTAACGTGTTCCAGTGAGTTCGTAAGAGCAGAAAACGATAAACATAAACTTTGAATCTGTTAATAATGATCCACCACTGATTGATGCATAAAGCATACCTGGGCGATGACGGCAAACCAATCATCCAGCGCAAAAGCCTTGATGACAAAGGCACGACAATAAACACGTAGACAAGTCGCTATTGAGGAAAGAATGACAAAAGTGTATCCAACCGCAGCAATCTGCGTCGCCCGACTCTCGATCGCCATTTTTGCTTGCTGAAGAATGTGGATTGGATGACTGAACCAGGAATTCGGGACTGAACAGACAGGGTACGACACGAGTGGACATTCCATTTTCCTAAGCGACCGAGAGAAGCTATATATGAAAAGCATGAAAGTGGCTCTCCTTTCGCCACCCCCAAAAGCGGACCCCGTCCAGTATCCAGACGTGGATAGCCTCATGTTTGGTCTTGTGGAGAAGGGTCGGGcaaggagagagagaaacGGGGAACAATTGACTATCAGCGGAGTCAAGTCTAGACCTGATGTGGCTGCAAATCATCTTTGGCGAGATTCCTCCTGAATAGAAGGCTGACAAGGATATACATAAAAGTGCCTGCCTGACTTGTTCTACGTGCATCGAGTCAGCTGCCTTGAGTCAATCCAGTATTTCAGCCAACCAATTCTGAGGAACACCGCCTTGACTCGATGCTATTCCAACACTATGGGACACTAGCCCGAGCGCGACTGGCGAGAAAGATCTTGGTTCATGGGTTTGGTTCATGGGTCTAACGCTAGCTTAGAAGCTTTGTGTTTCGTGTGTCAAATATGGTTAAAGCCATTCGGGAAAGTCGGACCAAGTTGCCTCAGATTAACCACATCAAGAAAAGCGCATGGCGAATTGGCCGGTCAGGCAAATGTCGTGGAAAATTCTTTTCACTCTAGTCAAAGTAGCCAAGCTGTCAGCCGTAATCACCACGTGCACTACAACGGGAAGGATTTCTGTCAGAGAAGGGATGAATGTCATTTAGAAGGGGGGAGGACGAAGCCATTGTTTTATCACTTTGTTAGTTTGTCTATCTACCAACCTGTTGCTTGCTAATTTGGTGCGTATATCCGGAGTCGGACAGTTTATCTAATATTTCCTCGGGGCACTTGTAGTGCTAGTTAGACGCTACTGTCCCCTTTTCAATGGAAAACCCTGACAgtccctacctacctacctactactacGCATCGTGATCGTAATGATGAAGTCATCACGTGATCATATACCAAAACTTGACTTCAGCGTGAACTAGCATTCTTGACTGGGGGAGGTCTAGATGCCGGATGTcgcattttttttttacaaGCCACAACGAGTCGTTACCTTTTTCAGTGGTAATGACTCGAGATGCTTTGCCTATGTCCGATTTCgcctttattatttcctttttctcaATAGTTTGTTCAAGTAGATTTATGTCTCGGTCCAATACGTCACGCGATTCTGTCTCATTTAATTGCTTTTTCTATCATTGTTTGAGCAACCAGACTCTATTGTTTAATGAAGATGTGGATACGACAGCTTGAAGAGTCTATCTCAGCCCAAAAGATGGGGATGGATGTGCTTGCTGTTGAAAAAAGGGTCCATGAACAAACAAAGGGTTCAACAAGTTGGATCCATTCAACAAGAACTTCACAATAAGCATAAGCTCAAAGATACACCGACTAACGTTTAACCAACCCCAGATCGTTGATCCAAAACGACCGAGCAGCACATAACGACATTCCAATCGAGGCATTCGCGGTTATGCCCGGAAAGAAGTCTCCAGAACATGT
This Fusarium poae strain DAOMC 252244 chromosome 3, whole genome shotgun sequence DNA region includes the following protein-coding sequences:
- a CDS encoding hypothetical protein (TransMembrane:7 (o12-31i43-61o95-115i122-143o175-197i209-227o247-266i)); translation: MAIESRATQIAAVGYTFVILSSIATCLRVYCRAFVIKAFALDDWFAVIAQFMFIVFCSYELTGTRYGTGRHFRDITDEHDLVKAMQMWWTCEPTYVLANMAVKASIAIFLLRICVTRTHRMIIYVATGITELYSLFFFLLFVLQCRPTSLFWQRYSSNPPNGSCLDATVVANAFYGYSAISCASDWTYSILPMFLVWKLQMSKRTKISVIGILAAGAIASSATIIRFPYLYSLTDIDDFLYSTSDVAIWSTVETGLGITAAAFATLRPLLRNFLGQGSSAEGGGNSARPWQRTGSNHPSGGGYLRSHGVEGGEEGFDLHDNAGKRIGVTTIIDHGDDIKGGESSKRTSRSVETDSVKELRNDWSSSHSDIAGADKNGQPRPEKGWNVLVKKTVTQTRGSDLA